Proteins encoded within one genomic window of Ammonifex degensii KC4:
- a CDS encoding proline--tRNA ligase, with the protein MRLTTWLVPTLREVPAEAEVASHRLLLRAGFIRRVAAGIYTLLPLGKRVLAKIESIVREEMNRAGGQEILMPILQPAELWHRSGRWEVYGPELFRLKDRHGRDFCLGPTHEEMITALVAAEVRSYKQLPLLLYQIGNKYRDERRPRFGLLRGREFIMKDLYSFDRDWAGLEESYRKMYEAYTRVFTRVGLNFRAVEADTGAIGGSVSHEFMALADAGEAVVVYCPDAACGYAANVEKAESLPSLEEIGEEGPMELVATPGVRSAEEVAAFLGLPVKQIIKTLIYRTEKGLVAALVRGDREVNEVKLQNHLGVLELELADESLVEEATGAPPGFAGPIGLSLPLVVDREVLYVKAGAVGANRPDAHYINVLPGRDFPVQNVADIRQVSEGDPCPRCGQPLLSVRGIEVGQIFQLGDKYSRALNAYYLDEKGEKRPIIMGCYGIGITRTMAAVVEQHHDEEGIIWPLAVAPFQVLVLPVNYEEVPQREVAEEIYNLLREKGIEVLLDDREERPGVKFKDADLVGYPLRITVGRHAAEGKVELKLRRTGETWLVDKDEVLEKVAAFLEGKDFVPVDS; encoded by the coding sequence TTGCGGTTGACTACTTGGCTTGTGCCGACTTTAAGGGAAGTGCCAGCCGAAGCAGAGGTGGCCAGCCACCGGCTTTTGCTGCGGGCAGGCTTCATCCGCAGGGTGGCGGCCGGTATCTACACGCTGCTCCCTTTGGGGAAGCGTGTGCTAGCCAAGATTGAAAGCATCGTCCGCGAGGAGATGAACCGCGCCGGCGGGCAGGAGATCTTGATGCCCATTCTCCAGCCGGCGGAACTCTGGCACCGCTCAGGCCGCTGGGAAGTATACGGACCGGAGCTCTTCCGCCTGAAAGACCGCCACGGGCGCGACTTCTGCCTCGGTCCCACCCACGAAGAGATGATAACCGCTCTGGTGGCCGCCGAGGTCCGCTCTTACAAGCAGCTTCCCCTTCTTCTTTACCAGATAGGGAACAAGTACCGGGACGAGCGGCGCCCCCGCTTCGGGCTCTTGCGGGGAAGGGAGTTCATCATGAAGGACCTCTACTCTTTCGACCGGGACTGGGCTGGCCTGGAAGAAAGCTACCGGAAGATGTACGAGGCTTATACCAGGGTCTTTACCCGCGTGGGGCTCAACTTCCGGGCTGTGGAGGCGGACACGGGGGCCATAGGGGGTAGCGTGAGCCACGAGTTCATGGCCCTGGCCGACGCGGGGGAGGCGGTAGTGGTCTACTGCCCCGATGCGGCTTGTGGCTACGCGGCCAACGTGGAAAAGGCGGAGAGCCTACCTTCCCTGGAGGAGATCGGGGAGGAAGGGCCGATGGAGCTGGTGGCCACGCCGGGGGTGCGCTCAGCCGAAGAGGTGGCTGCCTTCCTGGGCCTTCCTGTCAAGCAGATAATCAAGACCCTCATCTACCGCACGGAGAAGGGCTTGGTGGCAGCCCTGGTGCGGGGCGACCGGGAAGTTAACGAGGTCAAGTTGCAGAACCACCTGGGGGTGCTGGAACTCGAGCTGGCCGATGAGAGCCTGGTGGAGGAGGCCACGGGAGCGCCACCCGGCTTTGCTGGCCCCATAGGGCTTTCCCTGCCGCTGGTGGTAGACCGGGAGGTGCTCTACGTAAAGGCGGGAGCAGTGGGGGCCAACCGGCCAGACGCCCACTACATCAACGTCCTGCCAGGCCGGGACTTCCCTGTGCAGAACGTAGCCGACATCCGCCAGGTGAGCGAGGGAGACCCCTGTCCCCGCTGCGGTCAGCCCTTGCTGAGCGTGCGCGGCATAGAGGTGGGACAGATATTCCAGCTGGGCGACAAGTACAGCCGGGCTCTCAACGCCTACTACTTAGACGAGAAAGGGGAAAAGCGCCCCATCATCATGGGGTGCTACGGCATAGGGATAACCCGCACCATGGCGGCGGTGGTGGAGCAGCACCACGACGAAGAAGGGATCATCTGGCCCTTGGCGGTAGCTCCCTTCCAGGTGCTGGTGTTACCCGTCAACTACGAGGAAGTACCCCAGCGGGAGGTGGCCGAGGAAATCTACAACCTCCTGCGGGAAAAGGGGATAGAGGTGCTGTTGGACGACCGAGAGGAGCGGCCAGGGGTGAAGTTCAAGGACGCCGACCTGGTGGGCTATCCCCTGCGGATCACGGTGGGCAGGCACGCGGCGGAGGGCAAGGTGGAACTTAAGCTCAGGCGTACGGGGGAAACTTGGCTGGTAGACAAGGACGAGGTTTTGGAGAAAGTTGCGGCTTTCCTGGAGGGGAAGGATTTTGTACCGGTTGACAGTTAA
- the queC gene encoding 7-cyano-7-deazaguanine synthase QueC translates to MKSVVLLSGGLDSAVCLACAVEDGEVVLSLTFDYGQAAAKKEIEAASKLSRHYGVPHQVLHLPFLRELLPPAMASGEGMPEPETRELDDKVSADKLARSVWVPNRNALFLSIGAAFAESLGAEAVVAGFNAEEAQSFPDNSPPFVDAMNEVLRYSTRGKVRVISYTQRLDKKAIVRLGKRLGLPFPFIWSCYRAGEEMCGRCPSCLRYFRALREAEEEW, encoded by the coding sequence TTGAAAAGTGTGGTTCTTCTCTCCGGGGGATTGGATTCGGCCGTCTGTTTAGCCTGCGCGGTGGAAGATGGGGAAGTAGTTCTCTCCCTCACCTTCGACTACGGCCAGGCGGCGGCCAAAAAGGAGATTGAAGCGGCGTCCAAGCTTTCACGTCATTACGGCGTACCCCACCAGGTGCTGCACCTTCCCTTTTTGCGGGAGCTTTTGCCCCCGGCTATGGCTTCGGGGGAGGGGATGCCGGAACCCGAAACAAGAGAGCTGGACGATAAGGTTTCAGCCGACAAACTGGCCCGTTCGGTATGGGTTCCCAACCGTAACGCGCTTTTCTTGAGCATAGGAGCTGCTTTCGCGGAAAGCCTGGGGGCGGAGGCCGTGGTGGCCGGCTTTAATGCTGAGGAGGCTCAGAGCTTTCCCGACAACAGCCCTCCCTTTGTAGACGCCATGAACGAGGTCCTGCGCTACTCCACCCGGGGAAAGGTTCGGGTGATAAGCTACACCCAGCGTCTGGACAAAAAGGCCATCGTCCGGCTGGGCAAGCGCCTAGGGTTACCTTTCCCCTTTATCTGGAGCTGCTACCGGGCGGGGGAAGAGATGTGTGGCCGGTGTCCCAGTTGCCTGCGCTATTTCCGCGCCTTAAGGGAAGCCGAAGAGGAGTGGTAA
- a CDS encoding 6-carboxytetrahydropterin synthase — protein MPNHPSPCSRLHGHNWEVTVTVIGEELGPDGMLLDFTVLKQILQEVLAKLDHQYLNEIPPFGKELPPTAENLARYIYHEVATRLAPYPAVTLQEVKVGESPSAWVVYTP, from the coding sequence TTGCCGAACCACCCTTCTCCCTGCAGCCGGCTACACGGGCACAACTGGGAGGTCACCGTAACGGTGATAGGGGAGGAGCTGGGGCCGGACGGGATGTTGTTAGACTTTACTGTGCTCAAGCAGATCTTGCAGGAGGTACTGGCCAAGCTTGACCACCAGTACCTCAACGAAATACCTCCCTTCGGGAAGGAGCTCCCTCCCACGGCCGAGAACCTGGCCCGGTACATTTACCACGAAGTGGCCACCAGGCTGGCCCCCTATCCCGCCGTGACCTTGCAGGAGGTAAAGGTAGGGGAATCTCCTTCTGCCTGGGTGGTGTATACTCCTTGA